In Candidatus Acidulodesulfobacterium acidiphilum, the following are encoded in one genomic region:
- the moaA gene encoding GTP 3',8-cyclase MoaA, whose amino-acid sequence MYKFNNLVDGYGRRLTYLRISVTDRCNLRCVYCMPESGVSIIKHEDIISYEDILRLVRILSIHGLNKVRITGGEPLARKGLIGFVQKLSEIKDINNISMTTNGILLDKYAHGLFDAGLKRINISLDSLNEEKFKKITRTGRLETVLKNIELAKKIGYNPIKINTVLIRGINDDEIIDFVNFARKFELNLRFIEYMPIGGNIADAVSSQEIEEKIKLEFDDFKPKKSKIKYNNVSDENVYDNKLSVYDGVSRIFGFDDNDAVIGFISPMSEHFCGDCNRLRLTASGNLRLCLFYDEEYNIKDILKESDDEIVFEKISNIVKLKHFKHNFKEKTEKKGDISWANDFMNSIGG is encoded by the coding sequence ATGTATAAATTTAATAATTTAGTTGACGGATACGGCAGAAGATTAACGTATCTTAGAATAAGCGTTACCGACAGGTGCAATTTAAGATGCGTTTACTGCATGCCTGAATCCGGCGTTTCCATTATAAAACACGAAGATATTATTTCATACGAAGATATCTTAAGGTTAGTGCGCATTCTTTCAATACACGGCTTAAACAAAGTCAGGATCACGGGGGGAGAACCTTTGGCTAGAAAAGGCCTAATCGGTTTTGTGCAAAAACTTTCGGAAATAAAAGATATAAACAATATTTCTATGACGACTAACGGCATTCTTTTAGATAAATATGCCCACGGTCTATTCGATGCGGGATTAAAAAGAATCAATATAAGCTTAGATTCTTTAAACGAAGAAAAGTTCAAAAAAATTACAAGAACCGGCAGACTTGAAACCGTCTTGAAGAACATAGAGCTTGCAAAAAAAATAGGCTATAATCCGATTAAAATCAATACTGTTTTAATAAGAGGAATCAACGACGACGAAATTATAGATTTCGTAAATTTTGCAAGAAAATTTGAACTTAATTTAAGATTTATAGAATATATGCCAATCGGAGGCAATATAGCGGATGCAGTGTCGTCGCAAGAGATAGAAGAAAAAATAAAATTAGAGTTTGATGATTTTAAGCCTAAGAAATCAAAAATAAAATATAATAACGTATCGGACGAAAATGTTTACGACAATAAATTAAGCGTTTACGATGGAGTAAGCAGGATTTTCGGTTTTGACGATAATGATGCGGTTATAGGTTTTATAAGTCCTATGTCCGAGCATTTTTGCGGCGATTGCAACAGGCTAAGGCTGACTGCCTCGGGAAATCTCAGGCTGTGTCTTTTTTATGACGAGGAGTACAATATTAAAGATATTTTAAAAGAGAGCGACGACGAAATTGTTTTCGAAAAAATTTCTAATATAGTTAAGTTAAAACATTTTAAGCATAACTTTAAAGAAAAAACGGAAAAAAAAGGAGATATTTCTTGGGCAAACGATTTTATGAACTCAATCGGCGGATAA
- a CDS encoding DHA2 family efflux MFS transporter permease subunit: protein MNMNLKNKWLIVLAVIPSTTLYSMDMSVVNVALPYIQGAMDASIEQVTWVVTGYMLSGVILMPLVSFFSSRFGRKNYYISSVFLFTVSSALCGLSWNLDSIVLFRLLQGVGGGALIPLSQTYLAENFEKKEQGKAMAIFSLAIVLGPAIGPYIGGWIVTNYSWPWVFYVNLPIGLLNLILIYLIIEDHPLMKRIKGNVDWLGIIFLTVGLGAMQIVLTDGQYKNWFSSSYIVNLTIISAVASVLFVITELIVENPAVNIKVLKDINLSANSFLSMVFSLGIFGSLFLLPMFLQKIMGYSAYDAGIAIMSRGLAMVISMPLAGRLFNKVGPKILVFIGFILSIISSIQIGSMSLNMGFWDVFWPQFTQGLGFGLIIVSLMTSSLITLENKYKIDGAGLFNLIRQVAGSIGIAILATMIDNNTQMAHSVLVQNISDNTQTMLSLRRAAQITHSFVFYPPVKKVLALINGMVTQQSTMIAFNMAFIFMAVCFVVSMPVIFLLKGSKSAKDKNGSSSITPE from the coding sequence ATGAACATGAATTTAAAAAATAAATGGCTGATAGTTTTAGCGGTAATTCCAAGCACTACGCTATACAGTATGGATATGAGCGTAGTAAACGTCGCCCTGCCCTATATACAGGGCGCAATGGATGCCTCGATAGAGCAGGTTACATGGGTTGTTACGGGTTATATGCTTTCCGGCGTTATTCTAATGCCTTTGGTAAGTTTTTTTAGTTCGCGTTTCGGCAGGAAAAATTATTACATATCTTCCGTTTTTTTATTTACGGTAAGTTCCGCTTTGTGCGGTCTTTCATGGAATTTAGACTCCATAGTTCTTTTCCGCCTCCTGCAGGGCGTAGGCGGCGGAGCCCTTATACCTTTGTCGCAGACCTACCTTGCCGAAAATTTTGAAAAAAAAGAACAGGGTAAGGCTATGGCGATATTCAGCCTTGCGATAGTTTTAGGCCCTGCAATCGGCCCTTATATCGGAGGCTGGATAGTAACGAATTATTCCTGGCCGTGGGTATTTTACGTTAATCTTCCCATAGGACTTTTAAACCTTATACTTATTTATTTAATAATCGAAGACCATCCTTTAATGAAGAGGATAAAAGGAAACGTAGATTGGCTCGGCATAATTTTTTTAACCGTAGGACTCGGGGCAATGCAGATTGTTTTAACGGACGGTCAGTATAAAAACTGGTTTTCTTCAAGCTATATAGTGAATCTAACAATTATATCGGCAGTTGCTTCGGTACTTTTCGTTATAACTGAACTCATAGTGGAAAATCCGGCGGTTAACATTAAAGTTTTAAAAGATATAAATTTATCGGCTAATTCTTTTTTGTCTATGGTTTTTAGCCTCGGAATATTCGGAAGCCTGTTTCTTCTGCCTATGTTTTTGCAAAAAATAATGGGGTATTCAGCATACGATGCAGGTATTGCTATAATGTCGAGGGGTCTTGCTATGGTTATAAGCATGCCGCTTGCAGGCAGGCTGTTTAATAAAGTAGGGCCAAAAATTTTAGTTTTTATAGGATTTATTTTATCTATTATATCTTCGATTCAGATAGGCTCAATGAGTCTTAATATGGGTTTTTGGGATGTTTTTTGGCCTCAGTTTACGCAGGGTTTAGGCTTCGGATTGATAATAGTTTCCCTTATGACATCTTCTTTGATTACGCTTGAAAATAAATATAAAATAGACGGAGCAGGTTTGTTTAATCTGATTAGGCAGGTTGCCGGTTCGATAGGTATAGCTATACTGGCTACGATGATAGATAATAATACCCAGATGGCGCATTCCGTTCTCGTACAAAATATAAGCGACAATACGCAGACGATGTTATCCTTAAGGAGAGCCGCTCAAATTACGCATTCTTTTGTGTTTTATCCTCCCGTCAAAAAGGTTCTTGCATTAATTAACGGTATGGTAACTCAGCAATCTACGATGATTGCTTTTAATATGGCATTTATATTTATGGCGGTATGTTTTGTCGTGTCTATGCCGGTTATTTTCCTGCTTAAGGGTTCAAAAAGCGCAAAAGACAAAAACGGCTCCTCCTCTATTACCCCTGAATGA
- a CDS encoding PBP1A family penicillin-binding protein yields MKTKDEKKAKEVNSGKPKTKKKKLTKIIISAILIIIFAPVVILTVLYFILASTVPSINTLKDYHPQEVNYVYSASGKLVGYLGSVNREVVPFSEIPLQVREAFLAAEDKNFYNQGPLDYKAITRAFFVNLFAGHIVEGGSTITQQVAKTILIPYQRTYIWKLREAILAYRVADNLSKNEILNIYLNQIYLGNNAYGIQAASLTYFGVPVWKLTLPEAAMLGGLPQAPSFLDPYIHYKDAKRRQKYVLFQMANDGFITKAQAEKAYKTKLVFSNFFKYYGVAPYYLAFIKQEIISKYGKQVYKEGGLKIYAALSARAQTYADKAVKRGLIKLTHEYGYTGPLHKYSYGEMLNKIKNEKNRIKYLYKGDLYKGFVTAISKNGQVAYVALGKFKGILPVSNMRWASHFQRYVYFAYRTINNVNQALKPGYEILVKFDGWNKDHIPVFSLEEKDVIEGALVSLDPKNGFVRAMVGGISFRQTQFNSALYAKRQTGSAFKPIVYSEALTEGYTPSSIINNTPVIYPTGVPGKYYKPHNFSRRFTGPTTLLIGLAHSIDVVAVKLLKKVGIEKVVHLANEMGIHHVVRNLTMALGSSSVRLIDLTDAYTSFANGGKECKPVFIIKILTPNGKELYHYKPECKQVLSPQVAYVLTNMLERVITNGTGVTIGNIRKITPYVAGKTGSSSQYRDGVFMGYTSSLVTGVWTGLDDFHSMGRFMVGAITAAPIWYSYMSKSLLIFRPQAFSIPKGIVFAEINPYTGLIANSSYKDPVLMPYIKGTEPTETVKKKKIKNPQSFFGLF; encoded by the coding sequence ATGAAAACTAAAGACGAAAAAAAAGCTAAAGAGGTAAACTCGGGCAAACCAAAAACCAAGAAAAAAAAATTAACTAAGATAATTATTTCGGCTATACTGATTATAATTTTTGCACCGGTCGTTATTCTTACCGTATTATATTTTATTCTTGCTTCTACCGTTCCAAGTATTAATACTTTGAAAGACTATCATCCGCAGGAAGTAAATTACGTATATTCGGCAAGCGGCAAATTGGTAGGTTATCTCGGTTCAGTCAACAGAGAGGTAGTACCTTTTTCCGAAATTCCTTTGCAGGTAAGGGAGGCTTTTCTAGCGGCGGAAGACAAAAATTTTTATAATCAGGGGCCGCTTGATTATAAAGCAATAACGAGGGCTTTTTTCGTTAATCTTTTTGCCGGACATATTGTGGAGGGCGGTTCAACTATAACCCAGCAGGTAGCAAAAACTATCCTTATTCCTTATCAAAGAACGTATATTTGGAAATTGAGGGAGGCTATTTTAGCATATAGGGTTGCGGATAATTTATCTAAAAACGAAATATTAAATATATACCTTAATCAGATTTATTTGGGCAATAATGCTTATGGCATACAGGCGGCTTCGCTGACTTACTTCGGCGTACCCGTATGGAAACTTACCCTGCCGGAAGCTGCTATGCTAGGCGGATTGCCGCAGGCCCCCTCTTTTTTAGATCCGTATATTCATTATAAAGATGCTAAAAGAAGGCAGAAATATGTTTTATTTCAGATGGCTAACGACGGATTTATAACGAAAGCTCAGGCCGAAAAAGCTTATAAAACAAAGCTTGTTTTTAGCAATTTTTTTAAATATTACGGCGTAGCGCCGTATTATCTTGCTTTTATTAAGCAGGAAATTATAAGCAAATACGGCAAACAGGTTTATAAAGAAGGCGGCTTAAAAATATACGCGGCGTTAAGCGCAAGGGCGCAGACGTATGCAGATAAAGCGGTTAAAAGAGGGTTAATCAAACTTACCCACGAATACGGCTACACCGGACCTTTACATAAATATTCTTACGGCGAAATGCTTAATAAGATAAAAAACGAAAAAAACCGTATTAAATATTTGTATAAAGGCGATTTGTATAAAGGTTTTGTTACGGCTATTTCTAAAAACGGTCAAGTAGCTTACGTAGCCTTAGGAAAATTTAAAGGAATACTGCCTGTATCCAATATGAGATGGGCATCCCATTTTCAAAGATACGTGTATTTTGCATACAGGACTATTAATAACGTTAACCAGGCTTTAAAACCGGGTTACGAAATATTAGTCAAATTTGACGGATGGAATAAAGATCATATACCGGTTTTTTCTTTGGAAGAAAAAGACGTTATAGAGGGAGCATTAGTTTCGTTAGACCCTAAAAACGGTTTCGTTAGGGCAATGGTAGGAGGAATAAGTTTTCGCCAAACTCAGTTTAACAGTGCGCTTTACGCAAAAAGACAGACCGGTTCGGCTTTTAAGCCAATAGTTTATTCCGAAGCTCTTACGGAAGGTTATACACCTTCATCTATTATAAATAATACCCCCGTAATATACCCTACCGGAGTACCAGGAAAATATTACAAACCGCACAATTTTTCGAGAAGATTTACAGGTCCTACTACGCTTCTTATCGGGCTGGCGCATTCTATAGACGTGGTGGCGGTCAAACTGCTTAAAAAAGTAGGAATTGAGAAAGTCGTGCATCTTGCCAATGAAATGGGCATTCATCATGTAGTCAGGAACTTAACTATGGCTCTCGGCTCTTCAAGCGTCCGTCTTATAGACTTGACGGACGCATATACTTCTTTTGCAAACGGCGGAAAAGAATGCAAACCTGTTTTTATAATTAAAATATTAACGCCGAACGGAAAAGAGCTTTATCATTATAAACCTGAATGCAAGCAGGTTTTATCGCCTCAAGTTGCTTATGTATTGACTAATATGCTGGAAAGAGTCATAACTAACGGGACTGGAGTTACTATTGGAAATATTCGGAAAATTACGCCTTACGTGGCAGGCAAAACCGGCTCTTCAAGCCAGTATAGGGACGGAGTGTTTATGGGATATACTTCTTCTTTAGTTACGGGAGTCTGGACGGGTTTAGACGATTTTCATTCTATGGGCAGGTTTATGGTAGGAGCTATAACTGCGGCGCCTATATGGTACTCTTATATGTCCAAATCGCTTCTTATTTTTCGTCCTCAGGCATTTTCTATACCTAAAGGAATAGTTTTTGCAGAGATTAATCCATATACGGGTTTAATAGCGAATTCAAGTTATAAAGATCCTGTACTGATGCCTTATATTAAAGGCACCGAGCCTACTGAAACCGTAAAGAAGAAAAAGATTAAAAATCCGCAGTCGTTTTTCGGATTATTTTAA